TCCTCAAGGTGGAGGCCGGCGCCGACCTGCCCCAGCCGCTGACCCTGGCCGACGCCTCGCAGTTGCGGGTAGGGCAGTTTGTCCTGGCCATCGGCAACCCCTATGGCCTCGATCACACCCTGACCGTGGGCGTCATCAGCGCCCTGGAGCGGGTGATCCAGAGCCCGGAGGAGGCCGGCTTCATCGGCGAGGCCATCCAGACCGATGCCGCCGTCAACCCGGGCAACTCAGGCGGGCCGCTCCTGGACCTGCACGGGCGCGTAGTGGGGGTCAACTCCCAGATAATCAGCCCCAGCGGCGCCTCGGCTGGCATCGGTTTCGCCGTCTCGTCTAGCACGGTGGCGCGGGTAGTGCCCGCCCTGATCGAGCAGGGCTACTACGATCACCCGTGGCTCGGCCTCGAGACGGTGGATCTGACCTCGTCCGCGATCCGCATTCTGAGGGAAGCGGGCATGGACGTGCCCGTGGACGCCGGCCTCATGGTGGTGAGCGTGGTGCGGGGATCCCCCGCCGAGAGAGCGGGCATCCGGGGGGCACAGCGGCAGGTTACTCTGGGCCGGTACCGCATCCCGGTAGATGGGGACATCATCACTGCTGTCAATGGAGTCCCGGTCAGGAACCAGGAGGAGCTCACCGTGTACCTGGAGACCAAGACCGTCGTGGGCGACATCGTGGAGCTGACCGTGATCCGTAACGGCATGGAGCGGCAGATCGCAGTGTCGGTCGCCGCCAGCCCCCAGTGATTCGACGAGGGCAGGCGATGAACGACCCGGGCCAGCCACCGAGCGCCCCGTGTGCCACCGCTATGGCACCCGCTGCCGTAGGGGCGAACCTCGTGTTCGCCCGCCCGGACCGCGGGCGAACACGAGGTTCGCCCCTACAATAGTCTGGTGAGCGGCGTGTCATGAGCAGCGCCGACCGCGCCAATTGCTAGTGTGAATCGAAAATGGAGCCGAAACCCAGTTCTCTCGACGACAAGGCCGTAGACCCCGCCGTCCGATCCAACCTGGGCGAGAACTCACACGGCAGTATGGGCAGGGCCGTGTCCTCTGACGACAGGCTATCTGGCGGTGCCGTCAGAGGAGAGCCAGTCGTCGAGACCCAGGATGTGAGCAAGGTATACCGCATGGGTCAGGTGGAGGTCAGGGCCCTGCAACACATCCACCTTCGGGTCGACCGGGGCGACTTCGTGGCCGTCATGGGTGCCTCCGGGTCTGGCAAGTCCACCCTCATGAACATCCTCGGCTGCCTGGACCGCCCCACCAGCGGACGCTACTTGCTGGAGGGCCAGGACGTCAGCGAGCTGGACAGAAACGAGCTGGCCATGATCCGGAACCAGAAGATCGGCTTCGTCTTCCAGCGCTACAATCTCCTTCCACGCATGAGCGCCCTCAAGAACGTGGCCCTGCCCCTGCTCTACTCTCCTGATGGCTACAGAGGGGATGAAGAAGGCCCCGAGGAGCGAGCCCAGCAAGCTCTGAATGCGGTGGGGCTGGGAGATCGAGCCCACCACCGCCCCAACGAGCTTTCCGGCGGGGAGCAGCAGCGGGTGGCCATCGCCAGGGCCCTGGTCAATAGCCCAGCCATCATCTTGGCCGACGAGCCCACTGGCAACCTGGACAGCCGCTCCGGCCTGGAGATCATGGCCCTTCTGGAGGGGCTACACCAGCAGGGGGTGACCCTCATCGTGGTTACCCACGAGGACGACATCGCCTCCTTCGCCCGGCGGATCGTTCGCCTGCACGACGGAGAGATCGTAGCCGACGAGGTGAGATGATGAGCACCTGGCAGACCTTGCAGACAGCCTGGGAGGGGGTGGCAGCCAACAAGATGCGCTCCTTCCTCACGGTGCTAGGGGTGGTCATCGGGGTAGCAGCCGTGATCCTGATGGTGGGTGTCAGCAAGGCCACCGAGGCTGCCATCGCCGAGACCATCAACAGCCTGGGCTCAGACCTCATCATCGTCAGCTCCGCTCGCTTCGGCCCCGCCATGGGGATGCGAGGCGGAGCCGCGGGCGGCAGCAGAGCGGGCCTCACCTACGATGATGCTGTCGCCATCTCCCAGGAGGTCAGGGGGATCGCCGGTGTGGCCCCGGAGCAGATCATGCCCGAGCAGACGGTGCGCTACAGCAACACCACCATAACCACGCTCCTGGTGGGCGCCACCGCCGACTACCCGATCGTGCGCGACGTGGCGGTGGGCGAGGGCCGCTTCCTCACCGAGCAGGACGTGCAGCGCACCAGCAAGGTGGCTGTGCTGGGATACGCCGTGGCGGAGGAGCTCTTCCCCCAGGGCGACGCCATCGGCCAGAGCATCACGGTGGGCGCGAGCAACGTTAGGCTGCTGGTGGTGGGGGTCATGGCCAAAAAGGGTACCGTGGCCGAGACGGACTACGACAACCGCATCTACGCCCCCATCACCCTGGTGTTCCAGAAGTTCACGCCTTCCATGATGGCCGCCATGATCGGGAACTCCCTGCGCTCTCTCTACGTCAAGGCAGAGAGCCAGGAAACCATGGAATCAGCTATAGCGCAGATAACTTCCTTGCTGAACAAGCGCCACAACATCGTGGACGAGCCCGATTTCCTCGTCCAGACCCAGGACGACATCATCCAGACGCGACAGGCGAC
The DNA window shown above is from Anaerolineae bacterium and carries:
- a CDS encoding PDZ domain-containing protein codes for the protein MKAIGRWLSAVALLIVALALWLELGPVPTGSSVSSAQGTVATAPPVATPAPLPQSEAANALEAQVIAVYEEAAPAVVNITSRRIVTDFFLRAIPQEGSGSGFLWDNAGHVVTNYHVVGNAQDILVTFADGRTYEAEVAGVDATNDLAVLKVEAGADLPQPLTLADASQLRVGQFVLAIGNPYGLDHTLTVGVISALERVIQSPEEAGFIGEAIQTDAAVNPGNSGGPLLDLHGRVVGVNSQIISPSGASAGIGFAVSSSTVARVVPALIEQGYYDHPWLGLETVDLTSSAIRILREAGMDVPVDAGLMVVSVVRGSPAERAGIRGAQRQVTLGRYRIPVDGDIITAVNGVPVRNQEELTVYLETKTVVGDIVELTVIRNGMERQIAVSVAASPQ
- a CDS encoding ABC transporter ATP-binding protein — encoded protein: MGRAVSSDDRLSGGAVRGEPVVETQDVSKVYRMGQVEVRALQHIHLRVDRGDFVAVMGASGSGKSTLMNILGCLDRPTSGRYLLEGQDVSELDRNELAMIRNQKIGFVFQRYNLLPRMSALKNVALPLLYSPDGYRGDEEGPEERAQQALNAVGLGDRAHHRPNELSGGEQQRVAIARALVNSPAIILADEPTGNLDSRSGLEIMALLEGLHQQGVTLIVVTHEDDIASFARRIVRLHDGEIVADEVR
- a CDS encoding FtsX-like permease family protein codes for the protein MSTWQTLQTAWEGVAANKMRSFLTVLGVVIGVAAVILMVGVSKATEAAIAETINSLGSDLIIVSSARFGPAMGMRGGAAGGSRAGLTYDDAVAISQEVRGIAGVAPEQIMPEQTVRYSNTTITTLLVGATADYPIVRDVAVGEGRFLTEQDVQRTSKVAVLGYAVAEELFPQGDAIGQSITVGASNVRLLVVGVMAKKGTVAETDYDNRIYAPITLVFQKFTPSMMAAMIGNSLRSLYVKAESQETMESAIAQITSLLNKRHNIVDEPDFLVQTQDDIIQTRQATSSAFRSLLAWVGSVSLLVGGIGIMNIMLVSVTERTREIGIRQAIGARPGDIRRQFLLEALTLSLGGGLIGLAAAYAIARYAGTLGGMRVLIVPDSVVLAFGAASAVGIFFGFYPANRAAQMDPIEALRYE